From a single Pleurodeles waltl isolate 20211129_DDA chromosome 10, aPleWal1.hap1.20221129, whole genome shotgun sequence genomic region:
- the LOC138262246 gene encoding uncharacterized protein: MTNDLFPVLEDLDSCNDLSRSTLGSHLDTHSVVAATISNPEEELDLEAPNYDPPEPLLCSEVLDECDAMSDTSLCPEIPEEGPMEPSSAPKPQGPEGCAAVSSSCLCPEVPEKCPSMPDSAPCLEVPEECPTMPDSTLCSELPQEHPTMPDSASCSEVPEKGSTIDEPLLCPGAPAGNTIKQDLPLQAGGGALNNLPCQVVAPIRPTTLDLSQSLRKHVEEAKTLGPRTNSDHSEVNENGVESCPEAPQITEEKRALEGELHKCIEDFHKIRIPKAFPNKKRHWQTELLKKYHL; encoded by the coding sequence ATGACCAACGACTTGTTCCCAGTATTGGAGGATCTGGACAGCTGCAACGACCTGTCTCGTTCCACCCTGGGCAGTCACTTGGACACTCACTCCGTTGTAGCAGCCACCATCAGCAACCCAGAGGAAGAGCTGGACTTGGAGGCCCCAAACTATGACCCACCAGAGCCTTTGTTGTGCTCAGAGGTGCTGGACGAATGTGATGCCATGTCAGATACTTCACTGTGTCCTGAGATACCTGAAGAAGGCCCTATGGAGCCTTcttctgcacccaaacctcagGGACCAGAAGGATGTGCTGCTGTTTCTTCTTCCTGCCTGTGCCCTGAGGTACCAGAGAAATGCCCCTCCATGCCTGATTCTGCACCGTGTTTGGAGGTACCAGAAGAATGCCCCACCATGCCTGATTCCACACTGTGCTCAGAGTTACCACAGGAACACCCCACCATGCCTGATTCTGCATCATGTTCAGAAGTACCAGAGAAAGGCTCCACCATTGATGAACCTCTGCTGTGCCCAGGGGCACCAGCTggcaacaccattaagcaggatCTACCACTGCAAGCAGGGGGTGGTGCTCTGAACAATTTACCATGCCAAGTGGTAGCTCCCATCCGTCCCACGACACTTGACCTTTCTCAGTCCCTCAGGAAGCACGTGGAGGAGGCGAAGACCCTGGGGCCACGGACGAACAGTGACCACTCAGAAGTGAATGAGAATGGGGTAGAAAGCTGCCCAGAGGCCCCCCAGATCACAGAAGAGAAGAGAGCCCTGGAGGGGGAGCTGCACAAATGCATCGAGGATTTCCACAAGATCCGCATCCCCAAGGCCTTCCCCAATAAGAAGCGCCACTGGCAGACCGAGCTGCTGAAGAAGTACCATCTCTGA